Proteins encoded in a region of the Natator depressus isolate rNatDep1 chromosome 23, rNatDep2.hap1, whole genome shotgun sequence genome:
- the CD37 gene encoding leukocyte antigen CD37 isoform X2, whose product MSPQGCLSVTKYFLFLFNLLFFLLGGIILSFGLWILIDQQSFAAVLGSSLYALKVWSYILSGVGIITMLMGFLGCLGSLKEIRCMLGFYFGFLFLLFAVQITIGVLLYTQRVTLSGKVREFVEDAIQTYPLAGPPGEKHQGWDFIQGQLQCCGWNSYLDWHQNPVVDNSSRILYPCSCHNSSSPGERGTNTTEAPAMQQATGFCTAQGDWPVYKQGCANSVQGWLANNIISIVGICLGIALMELCLMMLSMFLFRNMGQNYDKLTRYS is encoded by the exons ATGTCTCCCCAGGGGTGTCTGAGCGTCACCAAatatttcctcttcctcttcaaCCTCCTCTTCTTC ctcctgggTGGTATCATCCTCAGCTTCGGCCTCTGGATCCTAATCGACCAGCAAAGCTTTGCGGCCGTCCTGG GTTCCTCACTGTACGCCCTGAAGGTCTGGTCCTACATCCTGTCCGGAGTTGGCATCATCACCATGCTGATGGGTTTCCTCGGATGCCTGGGTTCCCTCAAGGAGATCAGGTGTATGCTGGGATTT TATTTCggtttcctctttctcctcttcGCCGTCCAGATCACCATTGGGGTCCTGCTGTATACGCAGCGTGTCACG ctcagtGGCAAGGTGCGGGAGTTCGTGGAGGACGCCATCCAGACCTATCCCCTGGCAGGACCCCCCGGCGAGAAGCACCAGGGCTGGGACTTCATTCAGGGGCAG CTCCAGTGCTGTGGCTGGAACTCGTACCTGGACTGGCACCAGAACCCAGTTGTGGACAACTCCTCCCGCATCCTGTACCCCTGCTCCTGTcacaacagctccagccctggtgagCGTGGCACCAACACCACCGAGGCCCCGGCCATGCAGCAGGCCACTGGGTTCTGCACCGCCCAGGGGGACTGGCCGGTCTACAAGCAG GGCTGCGCAAACAGCGTCCAGGGCTGGCTGGCCAATAACATCATCAGCATCGTGGGCATCTGCCTGGGCATCGCCCTGATGGAG ctctgtctcATGATGCTATCGATGTTTCTGTTTAGAAACATGGGCCAGAACTACGACAAGCTGACCCGATACTCCTAG
- the CD37 gene encoding leukocyte antigen CD37 isoform X1: MSPQGCLSVTKYFLFLFNLLFFLLGGIILSFGLWILIDQQSFAAVLGSSLYALKVWSYILSGVGIITMLMGFLGCLGSLKEIRCMLGFYFGFLFLLFAVQITIGVLLYTQRVTLSGKVREFVEDAIQTYPLAGPPGEKHQGWDFIQGQLQCCGWNSYLDWHQNPVVDNSSRILYPCSCHNSSSPGERGTNTTEAPAMQQATGFCTAQGDWPVYKQGCANSVQGWLANNIISIVGICLGIALMEIHAMSMVCSLLREESFGASQGPEQEMQQLQGSSQPRGLAYRWGGRQRIA, from the exons ATGTCTCCCCAGGGGTGTCTGAGCGTCACCAAatatttcctcttcctcttcaaCCTCCTCTTCTTC ctcctgggTGGTATCATCCTCAGCTTCGGCCTCTGGATCCTAATCGACCAGCAAAGCTTTGCGGCCGTCCTGG GTTCCTCACTGTACGCCCTGAAGGTCTGGTCCTACATCCTGTCCGGAGTTGGCATCATCACCATGCTGATGGGTTTCCTCGGATGCCTGGGTTCCCTCAAGGAGATCAGGTGTATGCTGGGATTT TATTTCggtttcctctttctcctcttcGCCGTCCAGATCACCATTGGGGTCCTGCTGTATACGCAGCGTGTCACG ctcagtGGCAAGGTGCGGGAGTTCGTGGAGGACGCCATCCAGACCTATCCCCTGGCAGGACCCCCCGGCGAGAAGCACCAGGGCTGGGACTTCATTCAGGGGCAG CTCCAGTGCTGTGGCTGGAACTCGTACCTGGACTGGCACCAGAACCCAGTTGTGGACAACTCCTCCCGCATCCTGTACCCCTGCTCCTGTcacaacagctccagccctggtgagCGTGGCACCAACACCACCGAGGCCCCGGCCATGCAGCAGGCCACTGGGTTCTGCACCGCCCAGGGGGACTGGCCGGTCTACAAGCAG GGCTGCGCAAACAGCGTCCAGGGCTGGCTGGCCAATAACATCATCAGCATCGTGGGCATCTGCCTGGGCATCGCCCTGATGGAG ATCCACGCCATGTCCATGGTGTGCTCCCTGCTCCGAGAGGAATCATTCGGCGCCTCCCAGGGGCCAGAGCAGGAGatgcagcagctccagggcagctcccagcccaggggcctggcCTATCGCTGGGGGGGTCGGCAGCGCATCGCCTGA